From Desulfovibrio inopinatus DSM 10711, the proteins below share one genomic window:
- a CDS encoding ABC transporter substrate binding protein yields MKAYQILPRILRLSLCVMVCIFIVASLSGEARARTAAHVLVLHSYHYGYTWTDSLTEGIYSTFADKAPLDNIVVEYMNTKRHPTELIFPHLRVLYADIYRNTHFDLIITTDDNALEFILRYRDELFPKTPVVFCGINNLDNARLRKSKNITGVAEKIEIESTLNLIKQLQPDVTTVAVIAGMSESGRINLKLFREAIQHVDELSALDLSELPVDEIQAQLNKLDSTSVVLNLGLSRSTDGHIFTVDQGINLITQATNRPIYTAWDFAMKPGVVGGNLVSGKHQGAAAANLAIMILNGESADHIPFQESPNANIFDYIELQRYNIPLNRLPSSYILLNAPTPFFTIDRSTGIILIIVSLCIIAVSLLLHYNIKTRRIAAQAMSSTEERFKQLADAAWEAIIIQDEGIIHQVNNQFYPMFGYSLAESKKIDSVEMLIAPESRREFRRHLREDDTTPFDVLAMRKEGSTFPVEMRIKQMDFHGIKAGVLVVRDITERKLIEVKLAEINKTLENLVFERTKTLDQKASELEIANRKLLELDELKSSFMSTVSHDIRTPLTSIIGFTKLISKEFKSSFVGLVEEDSRLAKKRDRIITNLAIIEEEGERLKRLINDFLDLTRIESGSAEWHDQKIDIARLIQQATAVVSGLMPKGAAARIHMEIHEDLPVLHADPDRIMQVLTNLLGNAAKFTPPDKSIIIDVSTHNNAVEIRVTDEGPGIPAKDLVNIFDKFYQVGRGETTPETPKGTGLGLAICKQIIEHYKGHIHAESVLGKGSTFTFSLPV; encoded by the coding sequence GTGAAAGCATATCAGATTCTCCCAAGGATTCTCCGATTGTCACTCTGTGTGATGGTATGTATTTTCATCGTTGCGAGTTTATCGGGAGAAGCTCGTGCCAGAACAGCTGCCCATGTGCTTGTTCTGCACTCATATCACTACGGCTACACGTGGACCGATTCGCTCACAGAAGGTATCTATTCAACCTTTGCCGATAAAGCTCCACTCGATAACATCGTTGTCGAGTATATGAATACAAAACGACATCCTACAGAACTCATTTTCCCCCACCTCCGAGTGCTCTACGCCGATATTTATCGCAATACCCACTTCGACCTTATTATAACAACGGACGACAACGCGCTTGAATTTATTCTTCGTTACCGGGATGAACTGTTTCCCAAAACGCCTGTGGTGTTCTGTGGTATCAACAATCTTGACAACGCACGCTTACGTAAAAGTAAGAACATCACGGGAGTTGCTGAGAAGATCGAGATTGAATCGACGTTAAACCTCATCAAGCAGCTTCAGCCTGATGTCACGACGGTGGCTGTAATTGCCGGTATGTCAGAAAGCGGTCGTATTAACCTCAAACTGTTCCGAGAAGCTATACAGCATGTCGACGAACTCTCTGCACTCGATTTGAGTGAACTTCCAGTTGATGAAATCCAAGCCCAGTTAAACAAGCTTGATTCGACGTCTGTCGTGCTCAATCTGGGGCTTTCTCGATCCACTGACGGTCATATTTTCACTGTGGATCAAGGTATCAACCTCATCACTCAAGCAACAAACAGGCCTATATACACCGCCTGGGATTTTGCCATGAAGCCGGGTGTTGTGGGTGGCAACCTTGTCAGTGGTAAACACCAAGGAGCTGCCGCTGCCAACCTTGCCATTATGATTCTCAACGGTGAAAGTGCCGACCACATCCCATTCCAAGAAAGCCCCAATGCCAATATTTTCGACTATATTGAACTCCAGCGTTACAATATCCCTTTAAATCGCCTGCCCTCCTCCTATATATTACTCAATGCTCCTACTCCGTTTTTTACTATCGATCGTTCGACCGGAATTATTCTTATCATCGTGTCACTCTGTATTATCGCAGTGTCTTTGCTTTTACACTACAATATCAAAACTCGACGGATAGCAGCCCAAGCGATGTCATCAACCGAAGAACGGTTCAAACAGCTTGCTGACGCAGCCTGGGAAGCAATTATCATCCAGGACGAAGGTATTATCCACCAAGTGAACAATCAATTTTATCCCATGTTTGGGTATAGTCTCGCTGAATCCAAAAAAATCGACTCCGTTGAAATGCTCATCGCGCCGGAGTCTCGCCGAGAATTTCGCCGCCACCTCCGGGAAGACGACACGACGCCTTTCGATGTCTTAGCGATGCGTAAAGAAGGATCAACATTCCCCGTCGAAATGCGTATCAAGCAGATGGATTTTCATGGCATCAAAGCAGGTGTACTCGTTGTACGAGATATTACGGAACGCAAGCTTATCGAAGTCAAACTTGCCGAAATCAACAAGACACTGGAAAATCTTGTTTTTGAACGTACGAAAACTCTGGATCAAAAGGCAAGCGAACTCGAAATCGCCAACCGTAAACTCCTGGAACTCGATGAACTCAAGTCGTCGTTTATGTCTACGGTATCACATGATATCCGCACGCCACTGACCTCTATCATCGGCTTCACGAAACTCATCAGCAAAGAATTCAAATCATCGTTTGTCGGATTAGTGGAAGAAGACAGCCGACTCGCCAAAAAACGCGATCGCATCATTACCAACCTTGCCATCATTGAAGAAGAAGGCGAGCGCCTCAAACGACTCATCAACGACTTTCTTGATCTTACACGCATCGAGTCGGGCAGTGCGGAATGGCATGACCAGAAAATCGACATCGCACGACTCATACAGCAAGCCACAGCGGTTGTATCAGGTCTCATGCCCAAAGGGGCCGCCGCGCGAATTCATATGGAAATCCATGAAGACCTCCCTGTTCTCCATGCCGATCCCGACCGTATCATGCAGGTTTTAACAAACCTTCTTGGCAATGCAGCCAAATTTACCCCACCGGATAAAAGCATCATCATTGATGTCAGCACACACAACAATGCTGTTGAAATTCGTGTGACCGATGAAGGCCCTGGTATCCCTGCCAAAGACCTCGTCAATATATTTGACAAATTCTATCAAGTCGGCCGTGGAGAAACCACACCGGAGACCCCCAAAGGAACAGGACTCGGGCTGGCCATTTGTAAGCAAATCATCGAACATTACAAAGGTCACATTCATGCCGAGTCTGTTCTTGGCAAAGGCAGTACATTTACCTTTTCATTGCCCGTTTGA
- a CDS encoding MASE3 domain-containing protein: MLQSRTAWNHPLKRQIIIGGIFFVTLVLASLYGFLLFHCLAEMFSVVIACGVFFVAWNTRHYLEDHSLALAGCIFLAVAGFDFLHLLAYEGMQIFPGYNADLPTQLWIVGRYFEVSALLSIAFLAGKKIHLGVWYSLLSGLFFLCVIAIFTGVFPACYINGQGLTSFKIGSEYFVMGGCILATYLFFVRRSRFDSDVIRYYIASALLTFAAEFAFTVYINIYGLTNIVGHFFKVGAYYFFYRAAIETGLSQPFALIFKDLKMREDELAQERELLITLVNATEDLVVLLKPDGTLVAANQALQKHFDLSEQGITVQNFFSLAPQGMQDGRKSAIATCLKTGQPVQIEEPGPDSIYYTSYYPVYAENGNIRLIAVFSRDITEMKRLDALREDVDRIMRHDLKNPLNVIIGFPRLLEEEGDLNDLQLEYLKHIREAGLHMLEQINQSLSLYRIERGTYDFQPSTVDLGALLQRVCGDMMSKAKAAQVHLYVDVCESSPLALADENLSYSMFANLIDNAIDGSNSSDGVFITMPCPRGDMIDVAIHNALPIPAEILDRFFEKYVTKGKRNGTGLGAYSARLLALAQNGDIVMDSDEHSGTTITVRLPAAS, from the coding sequence ATGCTTCAATCTCGTACAGCATGGAATCATCCTCTTAAACGCCAAATCATAATTGGTGGAATCTTTTTTGTCACACTTGTTTTAGCAAGTCTATACGGCTTTCTCTTATTTCATTGTCTCGCTGAAATGTTTAGTGTCGTTATTGCGTGCGGGGTGTTTTTTGTCGCCTGGAATACACGACATTATCTGGAAGACCACTCTCTTGCCTTGGCGGGTTGTATTTTTCTCGCCGTTGCGGGCTTCGATTTTCTTCATCTTCTTGCCTATGAAGGCATGCAGATTTTTCCTGGGTACAACGCTGACTTGCCAACACAACTTTGGATTGTCGGCCGGTATTTCGAAGTCAGCGCATTGTTGAGTATCGCGTTTCTTGCAGGAAAAAAAATTCATCTTGGAGTTTGGTATTCTCTTCTTTCGGGATTGTTTTTCCTCTGTGTTATTGCGATTTTCACAGGGGTGTTTCCCGCGTGCTATATTAATGGGCAGGGCCTGACTTCGTTCAAGATTGGCAGTGAATATTTTGTGATGGGAGGATGTATCCTCGCTACGTATCTTTTCTTTGTTCGGCGATCCCGATTCGATTCTGATGTCATCCGATACTATATTGCATCTGCTTTGCTCACGTTTGCGGCGGAGTTTGCGTTTACCGTGTACATAAATATTTATGGCCTCACCAATATTGTTGGTCATTTTTTCAAGGTTGGCGCATATTATTTTTTTTATCGCGCTGCTATTGAGACCGGTTTATCCCAACCTTTTGCGCTTATTTTCAAAGATCTCAAGATGCGTGAGGACGAGCTGGCACAAGAACGCGAGCTCCTTATTACTTTGGTTAATGCCACTGAGGATCTCGTCGTGTTGCTCAAGCCTGACGGAACTCTTGTTGCAGCCAACCAAGCGCTTCAAAAGCATTTTGATCTTTCAGAGCAGGGTATCACCGTGCAGAATTTTTTCTCTCTTGCTCCGCAGGGAATGCAAGACGGTCGGAAGTCGGCTATCGCAACATGCTTAAAAACAGGCCAGCCTGTACAAATTGAAGAGCCAGGTCCGGATAGCATCTATTATACAAGCTACTATCCGGTGTATGCCGAAAATGGAAACATTCGCCTCATTGCTGTTTTTTCTCGCGATATTACGGAAATGAAACGATTAGATGCCCTTCGAGAAGATGTGGATCGGATTATGCGTCATGATCTGAAAAATCCACTCAATGTCATTATCGGATTCCCGCGTCTGCTTGAGGAAGAAGGAGATTTGAATGACCTCCAACTTGAGTATCTTAAGCATATTCGGGAGGCTGGTCTTCACATGCTTGAGCAAATCAATCAATCATTGAGTTTATATCGTATCGAACGTGGTACGTATGATTTTCAGCCTTCAACTGTCGATCTTGGGGCTCTTCTGCAACGTGTCTGTGGCGACATGATGAGCAAGGCCAAGGCTGCCCAGGTTCATCTCTACGTAGATGTATGCGAGTCTTCGCCCCTCGCCTTGGCGGATGAAAATTTATCATATTCCATGTTTGCGAATCTCATCGACAACGCCATCGATGGGTCCAATTCATCGGATGGTGTTTTCATCACCATGCCGTGTCCAAGGGGCGATATGATTGATGTGGCTATTCACAACGCCTTACCTATTCCCGCGGAAATCCTTGATCGTTTCTTTGAGAAATACGTGACCAAAGGAAAAAGGAACGGGACGGGACTTGGTGCTTATTCGGCGCGTCTTCTCGCACTCGCTCAGAACGGCGATATTGTTATGGACAGTGATGAGCATTCAGGAACAACCATAACGGTGCGTTTACCTGCGGCGTCGTAA
- a CDS encoding metallophosphoesterase has translation MGRSQVFWLTAILCALLPTCPFAAEIPAVYSHIEEHDGQLFGEDNGHLLPVLHNHPSQTIMELRGHPKGDKEGFVFSFEDPEHGLKLEDGTLYYGLWSPDMGAFPQPIFQDAVPIHEGRAVVKMKTLAGKKDCTSWQQRARGHLYYRVADETGHILFESRLHFRGNGPFTVADSIVEGPMLADLTSTHVIIAFTTNNSIAAKVHIQDKIIAESTPGTEHALRIDGLEPEIFYQYRVEAGTDVFYGTLMTAPTPGSRAPFTFAFGSDCRGNISSGERNMGGVNQYVMSRAMALATAKQARFFLFTGDTMNGYASNVPDQERMYANFKSALFPFAGSLPLFLGVGNHETISMTFDDGSKYGLSCDRFPFNTDSSEAVFSKIFVNPRNGPLSEDGSALDPRPETPGDFPDYGETAYSFVYGNVAVIMVNSQYFMAASMPANKIIGGNVWGYIMDNQLKWITDMLETYQNDSRVDHIFVTQHTPMFPNSAHYTGAKSMWAGGDNSIKPVIQGIPEDRITGFIDRRDAYLRQLLKNTKVRALLVGDEHVYYRTRIAPGMTLYNPEKYVPQDPVSISRPLWEICNGALGAPAYGMESTPWNRGFPESGELKRFSSQHALVFIHVNGKFASMDVIDPVSLAPIELGIDMVLKNP, from the coding sequence ATGGGACGCTCTCAGGTATTCTGGCTCACCGCGATCTTGTGCGCACTCTTACCGACATGTCCCTTTGCTGCTGAAATCCCAGCTGTTTACAGCCATATCGAAGAGCATGACGGTCAATTATTTGGAGAAGACAACGGCCATCTCTTGCCGGTTCTCCACAATCACCCCTCGCAAACAATTATGGAATTGCGTGGCCATCCCAAGGGAGACAAAGAGGGATTTGTGTTCTCCTTCGAGGATCCGGAACATGGTCTCAAGCTTGAAGACGGAACGCTCTATTACGGCTTATGGAGCCCAGACATGGGAGCATTTCCTCAACCCATTTTTCAAGATGCAGTTCCCATTCATGAAGGGCGTGCGGTTGTGAAGATGAAAACGCTCGCCGGGAAAAAAGACTGTACCTCCTGGCAACAACGGGCTCGGGGGCATCTCTATTATCGAGTCGCAGACGAAACAGGTCATATTCTTTTTGAAAGCCGCTTGCATTTTCGAGGAAACGGTCCTTTCACCGTCGCAGACTCCATTGTGGAAGGCCCGATGTTAGCCGATCTAACGTCCACGCATGTCATCATTGCGTTTACTACCAACAATTCGATAGCTGCAAAGGTTCACATTCAAGACAAAATCATTGCCGAATCCACCCCAGGGACGGAACATGCCCTTCGGATTGACGGGCTTGAACCGGAAATTTTTTATCAATACCGTGTCGAGGCCGGAACCGATGTTTTTTATGGAACATTGATGACTGCTCCCACGCCGGGTTCTCGCGCTCCCTTTACCTTTGCGTTTGGTTCAGACTGTCGGGGGAATATATCCTCTGGAGAACGAAACATGGGGGGAGTCAATCAGTACGTCATGTCGCGCGCCATGGCTCTTGCCACTGCGAAGCAAGCTCGTTTTTTTCTCTTCACGGGCGATACGATGAACGGTTATGCGTCGAATGTCCCAGATCAAGAACGTATGTACGCCAACTTCAAATCGGCCCTTTTTCCCTTTGCCGGCTCGCTTCCGCTGTTTCTTGGCGTCGGGAATCATGAAACCATCAGTATGACATTCGACGATGGCTCCAAATATGGACTGTCCTGCGATCGCTTTCCATTCAACACGGACTCAAGCGAAGCCGTGTTCTCTAAAATCTTCGTCAATCCGCGCAATGGTCCGCTCAGTGAAGACGGCAGTGCGCTCGACCCTCGCCCGGAGACACCGGGAGATTTTCCAGACTATGGCGAAACGGCGTACTCGTTCGTTTACGGCAATGTGGCCGTCATTATGGTGAACTCCCAATACTTCATGGCGGCATCCATGCCAGCCAATAAAATCATTGGCGGCAATGTCTGGGGATATATTATGGACAACCAGCTCAAGTGGATAACAGATATGCTTGAGACCTATCAGAATGACAGTCGCGTCGACCATATTTTTGTCACGCAACACACCCCGATGTTTCCCAATAGCGCTCATTATACGGGAGCCAAAAGCATGTGGGCCGGCGGCGATAACTCCATCAAACCGGTGATACAAGGCATCCCCGAAGACCGTATTACCGGCTTTATCGACCGACGTGACGCCTATCTTCGGCAACTTCTTAAAAACACCAAAGTCCGAGCACTGCTCGTCGGTGACGAGCATGTATACTATCGAACCCGCATCGCTCCCGGAATGACGCTGTACAATCCGGAAAAATACGTTCCGCAAGATCCTGTCAGCATTAGCCGGCCACTGTGGGAAATCTGCAACGGCGCCCTCGGCGCGCCTGCCTATGGAATGGAATCGACACCCTGGAATAGAGGTTTTCCCGAATCCGGAGAGCTGAAACGTTTTTCCTCACAACATGCCCTGGTATTTATCCATGTTAACGGCAAGTTTGCCAGTATGGACGTCATTGACCCGGTGTCCCTGGCACCTATCGAACTTGGCATCGATATGGTTTTAAAAAATCCATAA
- a CDS encoding TadE/TadG family type IV pilus assembly protein, whose product MKHEKKSIRSQLGHSALEFALIVPIFVMSLFSVVELGRYFWIQHAISSAAIEGARLAILNGPTDAEVVNYVQDLLTDSGVPGAPQVTISPRTPSQDVTVTVQTPFQFMIMPGFVEGLVQPNPLSHAAVMRHEP is encoded by the coding sequence ATGAAACACGAAAAGAAAAGCATACGAAGTCAGCTCGGTCACTCAGCCCTGGAGTTTGCCTTGATCGTTCCCATCTTCGTGATGTCGTTGTTTTCGGTGGTGGAGCTTGGCCGGTATTTCTGGATACAGCATGCCATTTCCTCCGCCGCCATCGAAGGAGCCAGATTGGCGATTCTCAATGGTCCTACGGATGCTGAGGTCGTCAATTATGTTCAAGACCTGCTCACCGATTCCGGCGTACCAGGGGCGCCACAAGTCACGATTTCGCCCCGTACTCCTTCGCAGGATGTGACGGTGACGGTGCAGACACCATTTCAATTCATGATTATGCCCGGTTTCGTCGAAGGTCTTGTTCAACCCAACCCGCTTTCTCATGCGGCCGTCATGAGGCATGAGCCATGA
- a CDS encoding TadE/TadG family type IV pilus assembly protein: MNTTQRRKAKHMAGVVSVELALVMTFLLMPLFIGVLDFGQIMHAQYVITRAAREGAVTASTNGNVDLTVRNYIAASNLNPGQAQVSGSFLSGTVMPGNPVSVTVTFDMTGYMILPWKDIVPALSTLSATAEARQR, translated from the coding sequence ATGAACACGACACAACGACGCAAAGCAAAACACATGGCTGGGGTTGTCTCTGTTGAGCTTGCCTTGGTCATGACGTTCTTACTGATGCCGCTTTTTATTGGTGTACTCGATTTTGGTCAGATCATGCATGCACAGTATGTGATTACCAGAGCTGCTCGAGAAGGCGCCGTCACGGCTTCGACGAATGGAAACGTCGATTTGACAGTGCGCAATTATATTGCTGCATCCAATCTCAATCCTGGACAGGCTCAGGTTTCGGGGAGTTTTTTAAGCGGTACGGTAATGCCGGGGAATCCTGTCAGTGTCACCGTGACGTTTGACATGACGGGGTACATGATTCTTCCTTGGAAAGACATTGTTCCGGCTTTGTCCACTTTGTCTGCCACGGCAGAAGCCAGACAACGCTAA